CGATTAGACCAATCGCTGCAAGAATCACTGCGTAAGGCAGGATGATGTATAGCGTTTCTAGGCTAAACGGTACTGCTGGAATAGAGAATGTTGGTAGAGAGCCCGCTAGTGTTGCTGCTTCGTCACCAGACATAGTACGTAGGAAATCAACAACAGTGCGAGTTTCAAGATCAAGGCCTACAACCAAAGCTGTTACTGTAACAATAGCTACCAATGAAGAAGGTACTGCTGTAGTGAGCTTAGGTAGGAAGTGGATGATACCCATAGTGAGTGCGACTAGACCTAGCATTAGTGTCATTTGACCGCTTGGTAACCAAGTTAGCGCACCTGTTACGTCTGGTGCTTTAAATTGTCCAAGCTGCGCTAAGAAGATAACGATCGCTAAACCGTTCACGAAACCAATCATTACTGGGTGCGGAACGATACGGATGAATTTACCTAGCTTAAATACACCCGCTGCAATTTGCAGAAGGCCGGCTAGCATAACTGCCGCAAATAGGTATTGAACGCCATGGGTTGCTACTAGGCTAACCATTACAACAGCCATTGCGCCAGTTGCACCAGAAATCATACCTGGACGACCGCCGAAGACAGAAGTGATTAAACCTACGATGAATGCTGCGTAAAGACCAACCATTGGGTCAACGCCTGCAACAAAGGCGAATGCTACGGCTTCAGGTACTAGAGCTAAGGCTACGGTAAGACCTGAAAGCACATCATTTTTTACAGAGTGCTTTGAAAATTGTGGGAATTCGAACATGTTTGCTCAGCTATGCTTAAAATGGGTTTACCGACACGAGTGTATTGCGTAGCCAAACAGTGATGAAAAAGAGCGGCAATAGCTAAGTGTCGAAAATATAAGTGCGCGAATGCTACCCAAAAATGTGATTAAGTTCAAGGTTGAACCCTATTTTGAGTAATATATCTATTATAACTAATCGGAACTGTGGATATAAAAAAAGGGCGACTTATGAATAAGTCGCCCTTAGATAGTTCTCTGCAGATTACTCTGCGAAGCTCATTAGTATTGAGGTTTAGTCATGCCTGCGCCGGCTTTATTTGACGCTGCTTGGCTACCTGCACCTTTCGATACAAAACGCTCAGTACGGAATGGAGCCGCAACAACTTGAATCTCTTTGATCTCTTGAGGACCAGGAGCTTTAGTCATTGGTGAACCTGCTTGTTTTTTAGCAACAGCTGCCTTTGGTGCCGCTTTAGGAGCTTCTGCTTTTACCACAGGAGCTTCTTCTACTTTTACACTTTCAGCTTTAGGTGCTTCAGCTTCAACAACTGGTGTTGCTTCTACTTGCACAGCTTCTGCTACAACAGGCGATTCAACTTTCGCAGTTTCAGCAATCACTGGAGTTTCAACTTTCTCAGTTTCAACTACCGCAGGAGCTTCAGTTACCTGAGTTTCAACGACAGTTTCAGCTTCTTCACGGCGGATAATGACTTTACCCATCGCAAGTTCAGGACATGCAAAGCCGCCAGCCATAGCAGTGTTACTTTGCGGTGCCGTCTCTTGAGCTACGTTTTGCTCTTGTACAGCAACTTGAGTTTCAACTGCTACTTCAACTTCAGCCACTTCAGGTTTTGTCTGATTATGGTGAGGTTTTGGAATGAAGCGAGGCATCACTTTACCCATAGCCATCTCTGGAGAAGCTACACCACCTTTACGTAGGCGGAATGGGTTAGGGCGACGATCACGACCGCGACGACGACGTTGGCCACTTGCACGTAGGTGACGTGGTGAACGGCGGTTACGACGTTGCTTCGGCTCTTCCTGTTCAGTTTGCTCTGAGTCTACTTGAGTTACTTCAACTTGCTCAGCAACCTTCTGTTCTTGAGCTACAGCTTGTTCGTGATTTGCTGCTTGTGCCTTTTGCTCTTTTGAAGCGTTATCGGCATTGTTGTCAGCTTCTGCTTGAGCTAGTTGGTCTTTAACACGAACTTGCTTATTCAGTTTACGACGCTGGCGACGCTCTTTAATCTTCACAGCTTTTGCTTCAGGCTTCGCCTTCGGCGCTTCAGGTTTATCAGCTTGCGCTTCTGCTGCTAGCTGTAGACCTTCTTCTGCTAATTTAGATGGAGCTTGTTCTTCACGTAGCTTCTGCTCATCACGTGGCTTATTGCGACGGTCTTGCTTAGGCTTACGAGGCTGGCGATTTTGCTGCGGAGCAGTTTCTTTCTGCTCTTCAGGTTTCTCATCACGAACTGGTTTACGACGGCGTTTGTTGTCACGGTTTTCGTTACGATTGTCACCACGCTCGCTGCGCTCATTACGTTCACCGCGCTCGCCACGTTGGTTGCGACGACGGTTATCGTTACGATCACGGCGTTGACGGTTGCCGTTGTTGCGATTGTTCTTAGGTTTCTCTTCTTGCTTCTCTTCTTCTTTTTTCTCTTCTTGAGTTGAAGAGCCAAATAAGAAGCTACCGATAGCTTTGAAGAAACGACCAACTAAACCTGGTTCTTGAGTCGCTGCTGATTCAGCTTTTTTCTCTTCTACAGCTTTAGGAGCTGGAGCAGGAGTCGGTGCTGATTGAGCAGGAGCTGCGAAGCCTTTAAGAGCTGGCTCTTCGATCTTCTTAGGACGAATAGTCTGTTCTGCAGGCTCTTTGCTTTCTGCTTCTTTTAGAGCTTCTAGCTTGGTAGGCAGCAAGTAAGACAGTAGGTCGAACTCTTCACCTTCACGAACACGGATAACCTCAAAGTGCGGTGTTTCCATGTCAGAGTTAGGAACTACAGTGATCTTAACTTCTTGGTTCTTCTCGATGTGGTTTACTGAGCGACGTTTTTCGTTCAATAGGTAAGAAGCGATAGGAACAGGGACTACAGCAAGAACTTGCGCAGTGTTGTCTTTTAGAGCTTCTTCTTCGATCAGACGTAGAACAGATAGTGCTAGAGATTCGTTATCACGAACAACACCAGTACCTGTACAACGAGGACAAATGTGGTGGCTTGCTTCTGCTAGTGATGGACTCAAACGTTGACGAGACATCTCTAGAAGACCAAAGCGAGAAATACGACCAATCTGAACACGTGCGCGATCTAAACGAACGGCATCACGTAGACGGCTTTCTACTTCGCGTTGGTGGCGAACCGGAGTCATATCGATAAAGTCGATAACAACAAGACCACCTAGGTCACGTAGACGTAATTGACGTGCAATTTCATCGGCTGCTTCTAGGTTAGTGTTAAGTGCTGTTTCTTCGATATCGCCGCCCTTTGTTGCACGAGCAGAGTTGATATCGATAGAAGTCAGAGCTTCTGTTGGGTCGATTACGATAGAACCACCAGATGGAAGACGAACTTCACGTTGGAAAGCAGATTCGATCTGGCTTTCAATCTGGTAATGGCTGAATAGTGGTACTTCACCATCGTATTTCTTAACGCGATTCATGAAATCTGGGCGTATTAATTGAATGTGCGCTTGTGCACGTTCAAAAATAGTATTGCTGTCGATTAGAATCTCGCCAATATCACGACGTAGATAGTCACGAATCGCACGAACGATAACGTTACTTTCTTGGTGAATAAGGAAAGGAGCTGCATTTGAATCAGAAGCTTGCTTGATAGCGCCCCAGTGATTCAATAGAACGTTCAAGTCCCACTCTAGCTCTTCTGCACTTTTGCCTACACCCGCTGTACGCACAATTAAGCCCATACCTTGAGGAAGCTCAAGAGTGCTTAATGCTGCTTTCAGTTGAGTGCGTTCATCACCTTCGATACGACGAGAAATACCGCCAGCGCGAGGGTTATTTGGCATAAGAACTAAGTAACTACCCGCCAAAGAGATGAAAGTTGTCAGTGCAGCGCCTTTGCTACCACGTTCTTCTTTCTCAACTTGTACGATTACTTCTTGTCCTTCTCTTAGCACTTCTTTAATGCTAGGACGGCCTTGGTATGTATAACCTTCAGGGAAGTATTCGCGGGCAATTTCTTTAAGAGGGAGGAAACCGTGACGTTCTGCGCCGTAATCAACAAATGCCGCTTCTAGGCTTGGTTCAATACGGGTAATACGTCCTTTGTAGATATTCGCTTTCTTTGATTCGTGACCTGGACTTTCGATATCTAGATCGAACAGTCGCTGGCCATCAACCAAAGCGACACGCAACTCTTCTTTTTGAGTTGCGTTAATTAACATTCTTTTCATTTAGAAATTCTCATTGTCTTTTCTTATTTTCATCATTGGTCTTATCGCTTTAGTTCGTTTCTCATGGTGCCAGATCCCATGGCTTTATCGGTGCAGCCTCCCGGCTGGAGAGGGATGCTCTGGGGCACGTCAGTCATCATAGGGAGTTAGCCTATGATCCGCGATGTGGCGGTGAATACTCAACATGAGTGTACGTGAGTAGAGCGATAAGGAACTCAGTTGACCGTGTCTTACGCCGATTGCAGCACTGTCTAATCTGAGTCATCTACTCATTTACTTGCTTATGAATGGTTAGCTGTTTAAATATTAGTCAATCCATTGATAGCAGCTGTGAACTATAGCAGTGGTCGGTAAACACAGCAATCTGCTTTGTCGTAATGCGGTAAAAAAAACAGTTTTTGTTTGGGTTTTGATAGCTCTAACTCACTGTCTATAAATAATTTATCAATTGATATTTTAATTTGCAGGAAGCTTGGTGCTTTTTTGTTCGGAGAATCAAAGAAATATAGAACTTCAATGACCTTTTAGGGATAGAGTCGCAGGGATTTTAGATAAATAAGTTCAGAATAGGGTTAAGAAAATCTCAATTATCAAAAGTGACAGTGATACAATAACCCAATGAGCGAAATTAGAACCCAAGTCCAATTTGTCGACATTGACGAAGATATGGCTGGTCAGCGTATTGATAACTTCTTACGCAACCAATTAAAAAACATCCCGAAAAGCATGATTTACCGAATCGTGCGTAAAGGCGAAGTCCGCGTTAACAAGAAACGTATCAAGGCTGAGTACAAACTAAAAGCTGGCGACTTAGTACGTATCCCTCCCGTTACTATTGAAGAGAAAACGGAAGAGAACGTACCGAGTACGAAACTCAATAAGGTTTCGGAATTGGAACAGTGCATCATCTATGAAGATGATCACATGCTGATTCTCAATAAACCATCAGGTACTGCGGTTCATGGTGGCAGCGGCTTGAAGTTTGGCGCGATTGAAGCATTGCGTGCTCTTCGCCCTGATGCTCGTTTTCTTGAGTTAGTGCACCGTATTGATAGAGATACGTCTGGCATTTTGCTTGTTGCTAAGAAGCGCTCGGCGCTAAGACACCTTCAAGCACAGTTCCGTGAAAAAACGGTTCAAAAATACTATTTCGCTTTAGTGATGGGCGAATGGAAGAACAGCTGTAAAGTCGTCAACGCACCTTTGTTAAAAAATGAAGTGAATAGCATTGTTCGAGTGAACCCGAATGGTAAAGCTTCTGAAACCCGCTTTAAGGTTTTAGAGAAATTCCAAGAGGCGACGTTGATTCAAGCTAGCCCAATTACAGGCCGTACACACCAAATCCGTGTGCACGCTCAGTATACTGGTCATCCAATAGCTTGGGATGATCGTTACGGTGATCGTCGTTTCGATGCTTATACGGGTAAAGTAGGACTGAATCGTCTGTTCTTACATGCAGCCAACATCAAGTTTATCCACCCGGGTAGCGAAGAGAAGATGGATATCTCTGCGCCAATGGAAAGAAGGCTAGAGAAAGCCTTAACTGGTTTACGTAAGCTTTAAGAAGATACGAGATTTTTCGTGAATTGAGTATCAGATGCATCAAATGGAAAAGGTTGACGAATATCGTCAACCTTTTTTTGTTTTCATATGTTGCAGAAGCTCCCCAACTCGCTCGTTCCTCGCTCTTGAGGATGATGACTTTTTAAGGTCACGTTCTATATCATTAGCGGATTAGATAAAATTACGCGTTCCGTCATTCCCTAGACTGACGAAGGAAGGAGTAGGGAATCTCCAACAGAGTGGTAAGTATTGCTTACAACACGTTCATTCCTTGTGCCTCAAGCATATCGACTAAATCGATCAGAGGTAAGCCGATCAGCGTGTTTGGGTCTTTACCTTCCATCTGTTTAAACAATGCAATACCTAACCCTTCGCACATAAAACTGCCCGCGCAGTAATAAGGCTGCTCTTTCTCAACATAAGAAATGATCTGTTGCTCAGTTAAATCGCGGAAATGCACAACAAAGGTGTCGAGACGCGTGTCAGCTTTACTGGTCTCGCTGTTCCATACCGTTATCCCAGTATAGAAAGTGATGCTCTTACCACTTTGACGAGACAACTGCTCAATCGCTTTTTCACGAGTATGAGGTTTGCCAATGATTTCTTCGTCAATCACACATATTTGATCGGAACCAATCACTAGGCTTGGTTGTTCGACAGTACAAGATTTGGCTTTGGTTTCAGCAAGACGCATTACCAATTGTTGAGGAGTCTCTTCTGGAAGTGGCGTTTCATCGCAGTCAGGCTTCGCTGTGACAAAGTCTAACTGTAGTTTTTTGAGGATCTCTTGCCTAAATGGAGATGTAGAAGCTAAAACTAGTTGGTAATTTCTCATTTTAATTTACAATTCGTGTAAGCATTTAGTTCAGGATAACGTAACTTAGCCTGCTATTCATAATGCTCTGAACAGGAAAGGTAGGAAAGTACATTTTTTTTGCCATTTCCTTTGACTAAACACGATTTGGAAGATAAGATTCGCGCCCTATGCAAAAGGAAAAAATACCGCGTACAGTTGATCCGGCAAGAACGGCTCAAAAACGACTCGATATGGATGGTATCATTCAAGTCAGTCTTTTAAAGCGTTTAACCGAAACAACTGAAGGCGTAAAACGTGACGCGCAAGTCTCAATGTCATTTGGGCTTGATGAACAACGATTAGTCGTTATCTCTGGTAAAGCTAACGTCGAAGTCGATTTAGAGTGTCAACGTTGTAATGAGGTTTTCGCACATGAGTGCGATGTCCAATTTACTTATACTCCTGTTTACAGCGAGAAAAGTGAAGAGGAAGCACCGGAAGAGTACGATTTGGTAGATCTGAACGAGTACGGTGAGTTAGACCTGATTCAATTAGTTGAAGACGAGTTCATCCTTGGATTGCCACAAATAGCAATGCACGACGATGCGAAATGTAGCGTTAACTCAAATAACTTGGTGTTTGGTGAACTTCCTGAAGAAATTGAGGAAGATAAAAAGCCGAATCCATTTGATGTTTTAAAAAACTTAAAGAAGTAACTTATTAGTAAGTATCTTTAAGAATTTACATAGGAGTAGGGTCAATGGCCGTACAAAAGAGCAAGAAATCACGTTCAATGCGTGGCATGCGTCGTTCACACGATGCGCTAACTACAGCTGCACTTTCTGTAGACGCAACTTCAGGTGAAACTCACCTACGTCACAACGTGACTGCCGAAGGTTTCTACCGCGGCAAAAAGGTTATCAACAAGTAAGGTTGACCTTTGCAAAATCTAACCGTTGCGCTTGATGCAATGGGCGGGGACTTCGGTCCTCGTGTTACAGTGCCTGCCGCCGTGCAGGCACTGTCGTATTTCCCAGAGCTAAAAGTCATTCTAATAGGTGATCGAAACGCGATCACATCTCAATTATCTTCATTAGGTCGAATGCCTGATTCTCGTTTGAGTATCCAGCATTGTGATCGAGTCATTTCCAATTCTGAAAAACCTTCACTGGCCCTACGCAACAGTCAGGGTAGCTCTATGCGTGCTGCTATCGATCTGGTTGCCGAGTCACAAGCTGATGCTTGTGTGAGTGGTGGCAACACCGGCGCACTGATGGCGTTATCTCGTTTCCGACTCAAACTCCTTCCTGGTATTGATAGGCCTGCATTGGTTTCAGCTTTGCCTACCGCTTCTGGCAACCGTACATGGATGCTTGATTTAGGAGCGAACGTTTCTAGTGACGCGGATTCACTGTTTCAGTTTGCCGTAATGGGCAGTGCATTAGCAGAACAACATTTAGGTCGCGTGCCTCGTGTCGCTATCTTGAATATCGGCGCTGAAGAAATCAAAGGCAATGACCTTGTAAAACGATGCGCTGAAATGTTGTCGAATACTCAGTCTGTGAACTTCATAGGCTATATTGAAGGTAATCAATTACTTCAAGATGCTGCTGATGTCGTCGTATGTGATGGTTTTGTGGGCAATGTCTGCTTAAAAACGTGTGAAGGTACGGCTCAGCTCTTTATTGATAAGCTAAAAACGCGCATGATGGCTTCAACAATAAAGGGTTGGATCGCCAGAATGTTGTTTTCTGAGCTATTTACTGAATTAAAAACCTTGAACCCCGACCAGTATAACGGCGCAAGTTTGTTAGGATTGCGCGGCATTGTCATTAAAAGCCATGGAAGTGCTGATGTGTCTGCAGTCGTCAACGCGATTGGTGAGGCAGTACACGAGGTCAAACGACAAGTCCCCAGTCGCATTAGCGATCGTTTGGAAGCGGTTTTACTCGAGAGGCATTATTAGTCTTCATGTATAGCAAAATTTTAGGTACTGGCAGCTACTTGCCATCTCAGGTGCGTACTAACGCAGACTTAGAGAAAATGGTAGAGACTAGCGATGAGTGGATCGTTGCTAGAACAGGTATTAAAGAGCGTCGTATTTCAGCGGAAAACGAAACTGTTGCGGATATGGCGTTTTACGCTGCTGAGAATGCCATTGAAATGGCAGGTATCGACAAAGAAGATATTGATTTAATCATCGTTGCGACAACCAGCAGTAGCCACACATTTCCGTCTTCGGCATGTCAGGTACAAGGCAAGCTTGGTATCAAAGGCTGCCCTGCGTTTGATTTGGCTGCGGCGTGTTCTGGTTTTGTCTACGCACTGTCTGTTGCTGATCAACACATCAAGACTGGCATGTGTAAGAACGTTTTGGTAATCGGTGCGGATGCACTGTCAAAAACCTGTGATCCGACTGACCGCTCTACTATCATCTTATTTGGTGATGCTGCAGGTGCGGTGGTTGTTGGCGCAAGCGAAGAGCCAGGTATTTTGTCTACTCACATTTACTCTGACGGTAAATATGGTGAGCTTCTAAGCCTAGAAGTTCCAGAGCGTGGCGGTGATGCGGACAAATGGTTGCACATGGCGGGCAACGAAGTATTTAAAGTGGCGGTAACTCAGCTTTCTAAGCTAGTGAAAGACACATTAGCTGCGAACAATATGGATAAGTCAGAGCTTGATTGGTTAGTTCCACATCAAGCGAACTACCGTATTATTTCGGCAACCGCTAAAAAGCTGACGATGTCGCTTGATCAAGTTGTGATTACTCTTGATAAGCACGGCAATACGTCGGCAGCTACCGTACCAACGGCCCTTGATGAGGCTGTTCGCGACGGGCGAATTAAACGTGGCCAAACGCTTCTACTTGAAGCATTTGGCGGCGGCTTCACTTGGGGTTCTGCGTTAGTTAAATTCTAACCCCAAGCGATAATCAACAAACAAGGCACATAACTTATGTGCCTTATTCAATTTTTTGCTTTGCTTAAAGGAAAATTACAATGAGCAAATTTGCTATCGTATTCCCAGGCCAAGGCTCTCAAGCTATCGGTATGCTTGCTGACCTAGGCGAACAGTATGATGTTGTTAAAAAGACATTTGCTGAAGCTTCAGAAGCACTTGGTTACGATCTATGGGCATTGGTTCAAGATGGTCCAGTAGAAAATCTAAATGAAACTTTCCGTACTCAACCGGCTCTACTAACAGCGTCTGTTGCAATCTGGCGTGTATGGCAAGAGCTTGGTCTAGAGCAACCTGCAAACCTAGCAGGCCACAGCCTAGGCGAATACTCTGCACTAGTGTGTGCGGGTGTTATCGACTTTAAAGAAGCGATCAAGCTAGTTGAGCTACGTGGTCAACTGATGCAAGAAGCGGTTCCTGCGGGCGTTGGTGCAATGTACGCAATCATCGGTCTAGATGATGAGGCGATTGCTAAAGCGTGTGAAGAAGCGGCACAAGACGAAGTTGTGTCTCCAGTTAACTTCAATTCACCTGGCCAAGTTGTTATCGCAGGTAACAAAGCGGCAGTAGAGCGCGCTGGTGCACTATGTAAAGAAGCAGGCGCTAAACGTGCTCTTCCTTTACCTGTATCTGTGCCATCTCACTGTGCCCTTATGAAGCCTGCAGCAGACAAGCTAGCGGTTGCTCTAGAAGCTCTAGAGTTCAACACACCGGCACTGCCTGTTATCAATAACGTCGATGTTATTGCTGAAACAGACCCTGCAAAAATCAAAAGCGCACTTGTTCGTCAGCTATACAGCCCAGTTCGTTGGACTGAAGGTGTACAAGCTATGAATGAGCAAGGCGTAGAGAAGCTACTAGAATTAGGCCCAGGTAA
Above is a window of Vibrio atlanticus DNA encoding:
- a CDS encoding Maf family protein, producing MRNYQLVLASTSPFRQEILKKLQLDFVTAKPDCDETPLPEETPQQLVMRLAETKAKSCTVEQPSLVIGSDQICVIDEEIIGKPHTREKAIEQLSRQSGKSITFYTGITVWNSETSKADTRLDTFVVHFRDLTEQQIISYVEKEQPYYCAGSFMCEGLGIALFKQMEGKDPNTLIGLPLIDLVDMLEAQGMNVL
- a CDS encoding beta-ketoacyl-ACP synthase III — its product is MYSKILGTGSYLPSQVRTNADLEKMVETSDEWIVARTGIKERRISAENETVADMAFYAAENAIEMAGIDKEDIDLIIVATTSSSHTFPSSACQVQGKLGIKGCPAFDLAAACSGFVYALSVADQHIKTGMCKNVLVIGADALSKTCDPTDRSTIILFGDAAGAVVVGASEEPGILSTHIYSDGKYGELLSLEVPERGGDADKWLHMAGNEVFKVAVTQLSKLVKDTLAANNMDKSELDWLVPHQANYRIISATAKKLTMSLDQVVITLDKHGNTSAATVPTALDEAVRDGRIKRGQTLLLEAFGGGFTWGSALVKF
- the fabD gene encoding ACP S-malonyltransferase translates to MSKFAIVFPGQGSQAIGMLADLGEQYDVVKKTFAEASEALGYDLWALVQDGPVENLNETFRTQPALLTASVAIWRVWQELGLEQPANLAGHSLGEYSALVCAGVIDFKEAIKLVELRGQLMQEAVPAGVGAMYAIIGLDDEAIAKACEEAAQDEVVSPVNFNSPGQVVIAGNKAAVERAGALCKEAGAKRALPLPVSVPSHCALMKPAADKLAVALEALEFNTPALPVINNVDVIAETDPAKIKSALVRQLYSPVRWTEGVQAMNEQGVEKLLELGPGKVLTGLTKRIVKTMTAAAVNDIASLEAAK
- the rluC gene encoding 23S rRNA pseudouridine(955/2504/2580) synthase RluC, coding for MSEIRTQVQFVDIDEDMAGQRIDNFLRNQLKNIPKSMIYRIVRKGEVRVNKKRIKAEYKLKAGDLVRIPPVTIEEKTEENVPSTKLNKVSELEQCIIYEDDHMLILNKPSGTAVHGGSGLKFGAIEALRALRPDARFLELVHRIDRDTSGILLVAKKRSALRHLQAQFREKTVQKYYFALVMGEWKNSCKVVNAPLLKNEVNSIVRVNPNGKASETRFKVLEKFQEATLIQASPITGRTHQIRVHAQYTGHPIAWDDRYGDRRFDAYTGKVGLNRLFLHAANIKFIHPGSEEKMDISAPMERRLEKALTGLRKL
- the rne gene encoding ribonuclease E, encoding MKRMLINATQKEELRVALVDGQRLFDLDIESPGHESKKANIYKGRITRIEPSLEAAFVDYGAERHGFLPLKEIAREYFPEGYTYQGRPSIKEVLREGQEVIVQVEKEERGSKGAALTTFISLAGSYLVLMPNNPRAGGISRRIEGDERTQLKAALSTLELPQGMGLIVRTAGVGKSAEELEWDLNVLLNHWGAIKQASDSNAAPFLIHQESNVIVRAIRDYLRRDIGEILIDSNTIFERAQAHIQLIRPDFMNRVKKYDGEVPLFSHYQIESQIESAFQREVRLPSGGSIVIDPTEALTSIDINSARATKGGDIEETALNTNLEAADEIARQLRLRDLGGLVVIDFIDMTPVRHQREVESRLRDAVRLDRARVQIGRISRFGLLEMSRQRLSPSLAEASHHICPRCTGTGVVRDNESLALSVLRLIEEEALKDNTAQVLAVVPVPIASYLLNEKRRSVNHIEKNQEVKITVVPNSDMETPHFEVIRVREGEEFDLLSYLLPTKLEALKEAESKEPAEQTIRPKKIEEPALKGFAAPAQSAPTPAPAPKAVEEKKAESAATQEPGLVGRFFKAIGSFLFGSSTQEEKKEEEKQEEKPKNNRNNGNRQRRDRNDNRRRNQRGERGERNERSERGDNRNENRDNKRRRKPVRDEKPEEQKETAPQQNRQPRKPKQDRRNKPRDEQKLREEQAPSKLAEEGLQLAAEAQADKPEAPKAKPEAKAVKIKERRQRRKLNKQVRVKDQLAQAEADNNADNASKEQKAQAANHEQAVAQEQKVAEQVEVTQVDSEQTEQEEPKQRRNRRSPRHLRASGQRRRRGRDRRPNPFRLRKGGVASPEMAMGKVMPRFIPKPHHNQTKPEVAEVEVAVETQVAVQEQNVAQETAPQSNTAMAGGFACPELAMGKVIIRREEAETVVETQVTEAPAVVETEKVETPVIAETAKVESPVVAEAVQVEATPVVEAEAPKAESVKVEEAPVVKAEAPKAAPKAAVAKKQAGSPMTKAPGPQEIKEIQVVAAPFRTERFVSKGAGSQAASNKAGAGMTKPQY
- the plsX gene encoding phosphate acyltransferase PlsX — its product is MQNLTVALDAMGGDFGPRVTVPAAVQALSYFPELKVILIGDRNAITSQLSSLGRMPDSRLSIQHCDRVISNSEKPSLALRNSQGSSMRAAIDLVAESQADACVSGGNTGALMALSRFRLKLLPGIDRPALVSALPTASGNRTWMLDLGANVSSDADSLFQFAVMGSALAEQHLGRVPRVAILNIGAEEIKGNDLVKRCAEMLSNTQSVNFIGYIEGNQLLQDAADVVVCDGFVGNVCLKTCEGTAQLFIDKLKTRMMASTIKGWIARMLFSELFTELKTLNPDQYNGASLLGLRGIVIKSHGSADVSAVVNAIGEAVHEVKRQVPSRISDRLEAVLLERHY
- the yceD gene encoding 23S rRNA accumulation protein YceD, which translates into the protein MQKEKIPRTVDPARTAQKRLDMDGIIQVSLLKRLTETTEGVKRDAQVSMSFGLDEQRLVVISGKANVEVDLECQRCNEVFAHECDVQFTYTPVYSEKSEEEAPEEYDLVDLNEYGELDLIQLVEDEFILGLPQIAMHDDAKCSVNSNNLVFGELPEEIEEDKKPNPFDVLKNLKK
- the rpmF gene encoding 50S ribosomal protein L32 — protein: MAVQKSKKSRSMRGMRRSHDALTTAALSVDATSGETHLRHNVTAEGFYRGKKVINK